Genomic segment of Pseudorca crassidens isolate mPseCra1 chromosome 10, mPseCra1.hap1, whole genome shotgun sequence:
AGCAGCCTGCTTCTCTCCGTGGTCTCTGTCTCCACCTGCTCCAGCCCTCTCAGTGCCCCTCCCACCTCTGCGCCCATTGTCCCGGCTCCACTACTCACATTTGCCCTGGTAATAGATGGTGCTGCCCATGGCCACTGAGAGAAAGCTGAAGGCATAGAACCCAGCCCGAAGGAGGAAGACTGTGCCGGCAGCTAGCTGAGGAGGTCCTGCATGTGGGTGGGGATGGCGAGGGGGAGAAGGGCTTAGGAAAGGAGGCCCTGGGAAGAAGCGTGCACAGGCTTAGGGAGGACAGTGGGCCTCAGGGAAGGACACTTGACTCGACTACCAGGGAGAGTGGGGCCTCCGGCCAAGGAGGCACAGCTTCCCAGCACCTCACCTTTCTCCACCACCAGCAGAGTCCCGTTCCCTGTTCCGACACCCAGGCCCAGCACCTCCACCCTGCACACGTAGACTCCGGCGTCACGGGCTCGGGTGTCCCAGATGTGCAGCTCAGCCTGGTGGTCACAGAGGAAACGGGAAGACGGAAGAGGGGCCAGGCGGCCCCTGAACTCTGCGGTCTCATTCCTCACCTCCTTCCCTGGGGCCACTTTGTCCTGGTACCACGTGACAGAACCAATGGCCAATTTCCCTTGGCTGGCATTGAAGGAACAGGGCAGGAAGGCAGGGGTGCCCTCCTGGGTACGGATCTCAGGGGGCTGGGACACCCAGAGAGCACAGGatcctgggggcagggagaagacCCAGAGAAACGCCTCCCCAATTACtccaaagagaaaagacaagagaGCTTGCAGTAGACGATCCCTGCTGTGCCCCACCCACAGAGGGCCCAGAGGGACGAGCACTCTAGATGTCTCATTAAGCCTTTCCTCTTTACCAATCTAATTTCTTAACATTGCTtattaaattgtttttcaaattctttcccataCCAACTctcaccctcaccctctcccATCATTCTCCAGTTCCATTCACTAGTAACATTTTGCTGAAATTTAACTTGTCACAGTGAAAGTGAAGCTCATTCATGAATGTGGCTGCCTAGTTAACTAATACCATTAATTATATTATTCCAGGTATTATCTTAGTACTAATAGCATTCTGTTGCATACCATCCTtgctactttgttttttttttgttgttgttgttaaagagcattaactagggcttccctggtggcacagtggttgagagtccgcctgccgatgcaggggacacgggttcgtgccccggtccgggaagatcccac
This window contains:
- the NCR3 gene encoding natural cytotoxicity triggering receptor 3 isoform X2, with protein sequence MCQSCVSQEAPHPHPVTKVLVRASGSFSSTQTSLLMSPSSTGTPFDMARMLFLIFITVHPGSCALWVSQPPEIRTQEGTPAFLPCSFNASQGKLAIGSVTWYQDKVAPGKEVRNETAEFRGRLAPLPSSRFLCDHQAELHIWDTRARDAGVYVCRVEVLGLGVGTGNGTLLVVEKGPPQLAAGTVFLLRAGFYAFSFLSVAMGSTIYYQGKCHCHMGTHCHSLDGL
- the NCR3 gene encoding natural cytotoxicity triggering receptor 3 isoform X3 codes for the protein MAHGPSRSAESRTGARTHVPYIGRRTLNHCTTREAQGRTPFDMARMLFLIFITVHPGSCALWVSQPPEIRTQEGTPAFLPCSFNASQGKLAIGSVTWYQDKVAPGKEVRNETAEFRGRLAPLPSSRFLCDHQAELHIWDTRARDAGVYVCRVEVLGLGVGTGNGTLLVVEKGPPQLAAGTVFLLRAGFYAFSFLSVAMGSTIYYQGKCHCHMGTHCHSLDGL
- the NCR3 gene encoding natural cytotoxicity triggering receptor 3 isoform X1 translates to MYFFPCEENSENLLLTTFISFNYIYHAIRYIPSVYLSYNWKLVLFFLRYAGLSLSWPLPLRSTGSGRASSAAMAHGPSRSAESRTGARTHVPYIGRRTLNHCTTREAQGRTPFDMARMLFLIFITVHPGSCALWVSQPPEIRTQEGTPAFLPCSFNASQGKLAIGSVTWYQDKVAPGKEVRNETAEFRGRLAPLPSSRFLCDHQAELHIWDTRARDAGVYVCRVEVLGLGVGTGNGTLLVVEKGPPQLAAGTVFLLRAGFYAFSFLSVAMGSTIYYQGKCHCHMGTHCHSLDGL
- the NCR3 gene encoding natural cytotoxicity triggering receptor 3 isoform X4, which codes for MARMLFLIFITVHPGSCALWVSQPPEIRTQEGTPAFLPCSFNASQGKLAIGSVTWYQDKVAPGKEVRNETAEFRGRLAPLPSSRFLCDHQAELHIWDTRARDAGVYVCRVEVLGLGVGTGNGTLLVVEKGPPQLAAGTVFLLRAGFYAFSFLSVAMGSTIYYQGKCHCHMGTHCHSLDGL